Part of the Streptomyces sp. f51 genome is shown below.
GCTGAACACGGACCGCCTTCCGATCATCGAGATCCCGCTGGCGGACGCCGACGACCTGGACGCGGTCGGCGGGTTCCTGTGGGACAACGGCATCTACGTGACCCTGGCGGCCTATCCCCTCGTACCGCGCGACCGGGTCGGATTCCGGGTCCAGCTGACCGCGCTCAACTCCGACGAGGACGTCGACCGGCTCAACGACACACTGACGCGGCTCACCGAGCGCTATCGGCTGCGGCCGAGGGACGGAGTCCACGATGACGGTGCTCAATGACGACGTGGACTGGGACAGCTGGCCGGTCGAGGACTATCTGGCGGAGAACTACCGCGAGTTGCATCCGTCGGACGCGGCCGTCATCGCCCACCACAGCGCGTTCTACCGGCAGTTCGCGCCGGGCACCGTCGCCCGGTCCGCGGAGATCGGGGCGGGTCCCAACCTCTACCCGCTGATCCTCGCGTCCGCCGCCAGCCGCCGTATCGACGCCGTCGAGGCGGGCGCCTCCAACGCCGCCTATCTGGCACGGCAGTTGAGTGGGCCGCCGGACCGGAGCTGGCTGCCCTTCCACGCGTTGTGCCGCAGTCTCGACCCCGGCGTACCCGAGACCCTGGAGGAGTCGCTGGCCCCGGTGCGGCTCGTGCACGGCGACCTGCGGTCCGTCGAACCGGGGAGCTACGAGCTCGTCTCCATGCACTTCGTCGCCGAGGGTGCCACCGAGGACTTCGCGGAGTTCGAGGACTTCTGCCGCCGGTTCGTCGCGTGCGCCGAGCCCGGCGGGCATCTGGTCGCCGCCTTCATGGAGAACATGCCGACCTACCGGATCGGCGCCGACTCGCGCTGGCCCGGCTGCCCGGTGGACACCGACGTGATCACCGAGGTGTTCACGCCGCTCACCGACCGGCTCACGGTCGACCGCATCCCGTCGGACCCGACCCTGCCGGACTACGGGGACTCCGGGATGATCCTGCTCACCGGGACGGCCGCGGCCTCACCCACCGGATGAGTCCGCGCCGCCCCTCCCGGCCGCGAGCCCGGCGGGGCCCTGCGGTCGTTCCGCTCAACCGAGTTCCAGCGACGTCACTCCGTGGACGCGGTCGCGCGCCGATGCCCTGACGGGCCCGGTGTACATACGGGCCGTCTCGAAGGAGGGGCTCAGGCCGAGCTCCTCCACCAGGGCGACGGCCGCCGTGTTCGACCGGGGCACGTCCACGGCGAGCTCCTTGCCGCCCGCGTCGGCGGCGAGCGCGGTGAACAGGGCGCGGGCGTCGTCGGCGGTGTCGGCGAACAGCGGGCCGACGCGCAGGCAGTCACGCGCCGGACGGATCACGGCGTATCCGCTCAGCCGGCCGCCGTCGGCGTGGCGGACGAAGGTGCGGTGCCCGGGGGCGGTCAGCCACGACTCCAGGAACACCGGCCGGTCGGCCGGGTGGCAGGCGCTGTCGTACGCCGTGATCGCTTCGTGGTCGGCGCCGCCCGCGGCACGCACGCCCGACGGCTCCGGCCCCACGGGGACCACACCGGTGAACCGGGCCGTCCTGTAGGCGAGTTCGAAGCCGGACTTGCGGTAGTTGTCCTGCTGCGCGACCACGCCGTCGAGGCCGACGGTCCGGTCGCCCGCGTGGGCGAGGGCCGTCTCCCAGGTGGCGAGACCGTAACCCTTCCCGCGCAGATCGGGGCGCACGAGATAGAAGCCCAGGAAGGCGTAGTCGGCGCTGTAGTTGACGACCGAGATGGCCGAGACCGGTTCCCCGCCGACGCGTCCGATGAAGAAGCCCGCGGGATCCTGCGCGAAGAAGCTCGCGCTGTCGGACAGGCCGGGGTTCCAGCCCTCGTCCGCCGCCCAGCCCCCGACGACCTTCCAGTCGTCGAGCGTGGCCTGGCCGACGACGAGGCCGTCCGGTCCCGGAGAGATCATGGGGCACTCCAATGCGTACGGGTGGGGTGTGCGCCGGTGTACGGGGGCGCACAGTGCGCCGGCCGGTCGCCCGGCAGCATCCTCGCCGATCTCCGCGCGGACCGCAGCGACGGGCGCGGTCCACGGGGCCGGATTCGGCCACCGGGGCGGACCCGCTCCGTACGCGCACCGCGACACCGCTCGCCGGGCGCCGGGCGACCGCACCCGGGGAGGACGCGGAGGAGGCTCCGCCGGTCACCCGTCCGGTGGAGCCTCCCGTCCGTGATCGCCGCGGGTCAGCGCACCGAGGCCGGCCGGAACCGGCGGTACAGGACGGCGCCGCCCAGCAGCATCGCCGCACTCGCCGCGACGGCGGACATCGTGCCGTCGGCACCCGTGTGGGCGAGGGTGGCCGCGGTCCCGCCCGGCGGCAGCGCCTTCCCCGGCGTTCCGGAGTCGGGCGTCACCGCGGACGGGGTGGACGGCTTCGGCTCCGGCCTGGCGGGGTGGTGCGCCCGCACCGGCCCCGTGCCCGGGGTGTTGGCCGACTGGTTCCCGACGGCCGGGTTGCCGAGGCCGACCACCGTCACGGAGTTGCCGCTGACGTTGACCGGGAGGTCCACCGGGAGCTGGAGGCCGTTGCCCGAGAGGACACCCGGCGAATCCTTTCCGCGCCCGTGCGCGACCGCACCTCCGCCGTCACGGCCGCCGGCCTCGCCGACCGAACCGCCGTACCCCGCACCACCGTGCCCGACCGTGCCGCCGTGCGTCCCGGCGCCGCCGTGCCGTCCGCCGCCGTGCGCCCCCGCTCCGCCGTGCCGTCC
Proteins encoded:
- a CDS encoding class I SAM-dependent methyltransferase: MTVLNDDVDWDSWPVEDYLAENYRELHPSDAAVIAHHSAFYRQFAPGTVARSAEIGAGPNLYPLILASAASRRIDAVEAGASNAAYLARQLSGPPDRSWLPFHALCRSLDPGVPETLEESLAPVRLVHGDLRSVEPGSYELVSMHFVAEGATEDFAEFEDFCRRFVACAEPGGHLVAAFMENMPTYRIGADSRWPGCPVDTDVITEVFTPLTDRLTVDRIPSDPTLPDYGDSGMILLTGTAAASPTG
- a CDS encoding GNAT family N-acetyltransferase — translated: MISPGPDGLVVGQATLDDWKVVGGWAADEGWNPGLSDSASFFAQDPAGFFIGRVGGEPVSAISVVNYSADYAFLGFYLVRPDLRGKGYGLATWETALAHAGDRTVGLDGVVAQQDNYRKSGFELAYRTARFTGVVPVGPEPSGVRAAGGADHEAITAYDSACHPADRPVFLESWLTAPGHRTFVRHADGGRLSGYAVIRPARDCLRVGPLFADTADDARALFTALAADAGGKELAVDVPRSNTAAVALVEELGLSPSFETARMYTGPVRASARDRVHGVTSLELG
- a CDS encoding chaplin; protein product: MKRVTRNGLIAAAAASGALAAVVPAHADSAAEGAAAGSPGLISGNTVQLPVHVPVNLCGNTVNVAGLLNPAAGNRCADTAGGGGSAVTGGPGRHGGAGAHGGGRHGGAGTHGGTVGHGGAGYGGSVGEAGGRDGGGAVAHGRGKDSPGVLSGNGLQLPVDLPVNVSGNSVTVVGLGNPAVGNQSANTPGTGPVRAHHPARPEPKPSTPSAVTPDSGTPGKALPPGGTAATLAHTGADGTMSAVAASAAMLLGGAVLYRRFRPASVR